Proteins co-encoded in one Flavobacteriaceae bacterium MAR_2009_75 genomic window:
- a CDS encoding AraC-like DNA-binding protein, whose translation MKPQLEAIPFPENSNILAYRYEGAHFDAPWHVHPQCELTYITSSEGTKFIGDHVSNYNAGELVLLNANLPHCWKNHAQAQQKSASIVVQWNASVCSPIPEMQPIEQLLQAASHGILFHKEDTQQILPQIATLPHLKGTQQYLQLLQVLHFLSGAGYTQLSTAKFTKELPWEHNDRMAKIHDFVAYHYQRQVQLAEVASMVNLSEQAFSRFFKKMMGRSFFTYLNEYRINQAAKMLVDTDFTVADIAFKCGYETLPFFFKKFKAQYGTTPTVYRKEHGRKLAR comes from the coding sequence TTGAAACCCCAGTTAGAGGCCATACCATTCCCGGAAAACAGTAATATTTTAGCTTATAGGTATGAGGGAGCTCATTTTGATGCTCCTTGGCACGTACATCCGCAATGCGAGCTTACCTATATTACCTCTAGTGAAGGCACCAAATTCATAGGCGACCATGTTAGCAATTATAACGCCGGTGAGCTGGTACTCTTAAATGCCAATCTGCCCCATTGTTGGAAAAATCACGCCCAAGCGCAGCAAAAAAGTGCTTCTATTGTGGTGCAGTGGAACGCTTCCGTTTGTTCGCCCATTCCAGAAATGCAGCCCATTGAACAACTTTTGCAAGCGGCCAGCCACGGAATTTTATTCCATAAAGAGGATACCCAGCAAATTTTACCTCAGATAGCAACCCTTCCCCATCTAAAAGGCACCCAACAATATTTGCAATTATTGCAAGTGTTACACTTTCTAAGTGGTGCCGGTTATACGCAGCTGTCAACTGCCAAATTTACCAAGGAACTTCCTTGGGAGCACAATGATCGCATGGCAAAAATTCATGATTTTGTGGCCTACCATTATCAAAGACAAGTGCAGTTAGCGGAAGTTGCCAGTATGGTAAATCTTTCTGAACAGGCGTTTTCTAGATTTTTTAAAAAGATGATGGGACGCTCCTTTTTTACCTATCTGAACGAATACCGCATTAACCAAGCCGCTAAAATGTTAGTGGATACGGATTTTACCGTGGCGGACATTGCCTTTAAATGCGGATATGAAACCTTACCGTTTTTCTTTAAAAAGTTTAAGGCACAATATGGTACCACTCCTACGGTCTACAGAAAAGAACACGGGAGAAAGCTTGCTCGTTGA
- a CDS encoding 2Fe-2S ferredoxin, giving the protein MAKITYITKEGESMVFEATSGSLMELAVKNKVPGIDGDCGGVCSCATCHVHVAPAYYEKLEAPSEIEADMLEFDDNVNEYSRLCCQIPVSDAVDGITVSVAN; this is encoded by the coding sequence ATGGCAAAAATTACGTACATCACTAAAGAGGGAGAAAGCATGGTATTTGAGGCAACCTCCGGAAGTTTAATGGAACTCGCGGTGAAGAATAAGGTGCCGGGCATTGATGGCGATTGTGGGGGTGTTTGCTCTTGCGCCACTTGCCACGTACACGTTGCTCCTGCGTATTATGAAAAGCTGGAAGCGCCTTCTGAAATTGAAGCGGATATGTTGGAGTTTGATGACAATGTAAACGAGTACAGCCGTTTGTGTTGCCAGATTCCGGTATCAGATGCCGTAGATGGTATTACCGTAAGCGTGGCAAATTAA
- a CDS encoding 3-phenylpropionate/trans-cinnamate dioxygenase ferredoxin reductase subunit (manually curated) yields the protein MDTTNLNCVIIGASHAGANCAMELRKQGWEGTIVLIDADENLPYHRPPLSKAYLTLAEGGALNPLFAAERYEEENITLALGVTVTGADVTTKTLELSNGTSLKYDVLVLATGASAFVPPILGISNSGNVQVLRSSKDALAIQAAFKNAKNKKVVVIGGGYIGLETAASLQKLGGQVTILEREERILARVAPMELAHFFQELHTKNGVTVKTAVSAKKITQTEDGLLVLGTDENVYEADLVLIGVGVRPNVALGEQLGAALENGIKVNAHLQTSIPQIYAIGDVAQFHHPNYNRWMRLESVQNSVDQAKVVAANITGIPTTYNALPWFWSDQFHIKLQMVGLSHGYTDLVIRIEQEKEDCFSIWYFKDDSLLAVDAVNNGKAFVLGTKFIKNNTVVDKEKLADASIPFKPNTLIKSTTNVN from the coding sequence GTGGATACTACAAATTTAAATTGCGTAATTATTGGGGCAAGCCATGCGGGTGCTAATTGCGCTATGGAATTACGCAAACAAGGTTGGGAAGGGACAATTGTTTTAATTGATGCGGATGAAAACCTGCCTTATCATAGACCTCCCTTATCCAAAGCGTATTTGACTTTAGCGGAAGGGGGCGCATTGAACCCATTGTTTGCTGCAGAGCGATACGAGGAAGAAAACATTACCCTTGCGTTAGGTGTAACCGTTACCGGTGCAGATGTGACTACCAAAACCTTGGAACTAAGTAACGGCACCAGCTTAAAGTACGATGTTTTAGTACTAGCGACAGGAGCATCGGCCTTTGTGCCTCCCATACTGGGTATTTCCAATTCTGGAAACGTTCAGGTATTACGCAGTTCCAAAGATGCCTTGGCCATACAGGCAGCCTTTAAAAATGCAAAGAACAAAAAAGTGGTGGTCATTGGTGGCGGCTATATTGGTTTGGAAACGGCTGCCTCGCTTCAAAAATTAGGTGGACAGGTAACGATATTAGAGCGAGAGGAGCGAATTTTGGCCCGTGTAGCCCCCATGGAACTCGCCCACTTTTTTCAAGAACTGCATACAAAGAATGGAGTTACCGTTAAAACAGCAGTCTCAGCAAAAAAAATAACGCAAACCGAAGATGGTTTGTTGGTTTTGGGAACGGATGAAAACGTTTATGAGGCAGATTTGGTCTTGATAGGTGTTGGGGTACGGCCCAATGTGGCTTTAGGGGAGCAATTGGGAGCGGCTTTGGAAAACGGGATTAAGGTGAACGCCCATTTACAAACGTCCATACCCCAGATATATGCCATAGGTGATGTGGCCCAGTTTCATCACCCTAATTATAATAGATGGATGCGATTGGAAAGCGTTCAAAATTCGGTGGACCAAGCAAAAGTGGTCGCAGCAAACATTACAGGTATACCAACTACTTACAACGCTTTACCTTGGTTTTGGTCAGACCAATTCCACATTAAATTACAAATGGTAGGGTTGTCCCACGGCTATACCGACTTGGTAATTAGGATAGAACAGGAGAAAGAAGATTGTTTTTCTATCTGGTATTTTAAAGACGATTCCCTACTCGCGGTAGATGCTGTAAATAATGGAAAAGCCTTTGTGCTTGGAACAAAATTTATCAAAAACAATACAGTGGTAGACAAGGAAAAATTGGCGGATGCTAGCATTCCTTTTAAACCGAATACCCTCATAAAATCAACAACGAATGTCAATTAA
- a CDS encoding S-formylglutathione hydrolase FrmB, with amino-acid sequence MQGSFRTIELSDAPYEFDGLRFLTVKTPNLKGRGDICLYVPKTEEPLTDLPIYILLHGVYGSAWVWALKGGAHISAAEMVQQKKMKPAIIAMPSDGLWGDGSAYFAHHKKDFARWIVEDVPLAIKENIPEASTESKLCIGGLSMGGYGALWLGSTYPEKFSAISAHSAITRLEEMKLFVEEPLSDYTQETETPNVIDLIKTHPTKMPPLRFDCGVDDELLAGNRLLHQQLQELNIPHTYEEFPGGHQWEYWQTHVRKTYQFFDAATS; translated from the coding sequence ATGCAAGGTTCCTTTAGAACAATAGAATTGTCCGATGCTCCCTATGAGTTTGATGGATTGCGTTTTTTAACCGTAAAAACCCCAAATTTAAAGGGTAGGGGAGATATCTGTTTGTATGTGCCAAAAACCGAAGAACCCTTAACGGATTTGCCCATCTATATCCTCTTGCACGGGGTGTATGGTAGTGCATGGGTATGGGCTCTTAAAGGCGGAGCACATATATCTGCAGCGGAAATGGTGCAACAAAAAAAGATGAAACCCGCCATAATTGCGATGCCTTCGGATGGTTTATGGGGCGATGGTTCTGCCTACTTTGCGCATCACAAGAAAGATTTTGCACGTTGGATTGTTGAAGACGTACCCCTGGCCATCAAAGAGAATATTCCAGAAGCAAGTACGGAAAGCAAGCTGTGCATTGGAGGATTGTCCATGGGAGGCTATGGCGCTTTGTGGTTGGGTAGTACATATCCAGAGAAATTTAGTGCCATTTCAGCGCATAGTGCTATTACGCGTTTAGAGGAAATGAAGCTCTTTGTAGAAGAACCTTTATCGGATTATACCCAAGAAACAGAGACACCAAATGTAATCGATTTGATAAAGACTCATCCAACTAAAATGCCACCGCTTCGTTTTGATTGTGGTGTAGATGATGAGTTGCTAGCAGGGAACCGATTATTGCATCAGCAACTACAAGAACTTAATATTCCGCATACCTACGAAGAATTCCCGGGGGGGCACCAATGGGAATATTGGCAGACCCATGTACGGAAAACATACCAATTTTTTGATGCCGCTACTTCCTGA
- a CDS encoding glycosyl hydrolase family 43, producing MKSKTILLQFLTFCIVLTACSDKLEKSKDIIKSSSEEPFPFILPDEKPNRPLSAAMKRIYTDYEAPEPQNNELFSQFKYTKLQGFDYNGDDGTITRRDPSKILLHNGTYYVWYTYRNTKTPPRGAAMSNDTIPSSDWDLSEIWYATSKDGFTWEEQGVAIQRPEKPLVGWRSVTTTDILEWKGKYYLYYQGFMEASGKRGDDCPVAVSYADSPDGPWTPHNEIVIPNGAEGAWDQYSIHDPYPLVHDGKIYIYYKSDFGERPDLVRMQGLAIADNPLGPFEKHPLNPVITSGHETSLFPFRKGVAALVYKDGPEHNTVQYAEDWVNFEIASITELMPYAGAPYVPDAFTDTKDGRGITWGLAHFINQGGKGKIHSKLVRFDCDLSLDVHDPEMKEHRVIHQPDVHYRQGLNAEQMERIKGENTPK from the coding sequence ATGAAATCCAAAACAATTCTTCTTCAGTTTCTTACTTTCTGTATAGTGCTTACTGCCTGTTCCGATAAGTTGGAGAAATCAAAGGACATCATAAAATCTTCTTCGGAAGAGCCGTTTCCCTTTATACTTCCTGATGAAAAACCCAATAGACCATTGAGCGCTGCAATGAAACGTATTTATACGGATTATGAAGCTCCCGAGCCTCAAAACAATGAACTGTTCAGTCAGTTCAAGTATACAAAGCTCCAAGGTTTTGATTACAATGGAGACGATGGTACCATAACCCGCCGAGACCCATCAAAAATACTATTGCACAATGGTACATACTATGTCTGGTATACCTATAGGAATACCAAAACACCACCAAGAGGTGCTGCCATGAGTAACGATACCATCCCTTCAAGTGATTGGGACCTTTCGGAAATATGGTATGCCACCAGTAAAGACGGATTTACTTGGGAAGAACAAGGCGTAGCTATCCAGCGGCCCGAAAAACCATTGGTCGGTTGGCGTTCCGTTACCACTACGGATATATTGGAATGGAAAGGGAAATACTACCTCTACTACCAGGGTTTTATGGAAGCAAGTGGAAAAAGAGGCGATGATTGCCCCGTAGCCGTTTCGTATGCCGATTCACCCGATGGCCCCTGGACGCCCCATAACGAAATTGTAATACCCAATGGTGCCGAAGGCGCTTGGGACCAATATTCCATTCACGACCCTTACCCCTTAGTACACGATGGCAAAATTTATATTTATTACAAATCCGATTTTGGCGAACGTCCAGATTTAGTCCGCATGCAAGGTTTGGCCATTGCTGATAACCCTCTAGGACCTTTTGAAAAACACCCTTTGAACCCAGTGATTACTTCAGGGCATGAAACCTCTTTGTTCCCTTTTAGAAAAGGTGTAGCCGCCTTAGTCTACAAAGATGGTCCCGAACATAACACCGTACAGTACGCAGAAGATTGGGTCAATTTTGAAATCGCTTCCATCACTGAATTAATGCCCTATGCCGGCGCACCTTATGTGCCCGATGCCTTTACCGACACCAAAGACGGCCGGGGTATTACTTGGGGATTGGCCCATTTTATCAATCAAGGGGGCAAAGGAAAAATCCACAGTAAATTAGTGCGTTTCGATTGTGACCTCAGCTTAGATGTTCATGACCCAGAAATGAAAGAACATCGCGTTATTCATCAACCTGATGTTCATTACCGTCAAGGATTAAATGCCGAACAAATGGAAAGAATCAAAGGGGAAAACACTCCGAAATAA
- a CDS encoding putative sulfatase, with protein MHQSYYLFLSLSVALLTFSCKDNKTEFKTDERPNILWITIEDWSPDLSCYGTKGINTPHVDQLASEGIRYENAYTTSPVCSTSRSAMMTGYYQNYINAHQHRTKDKKPLPHGIQPIPKLMEEAGYYTTLMSHKVDVNFIPDTKEKLFMDVKDWKGRKPGQPFFARITFPGTHRAWQRDSIRPIAIEDVEIPAYYADTDFIRRDWANGLEQMQLVDREIGEILNHLENENLAENTVVIFVADHGRCHIRGKQFLYEGGIRVPLIIRWPGEIEPAQVSEKLVSAIDIPATVLDIAGAKRDRNLHGKSLVDESVAPREYIFAARDKMDETHDAMRAIRSKDFKLIKNLMPERAYLQYNWYKEQSYPALAEMSVLHMKGELNEVQSHFFASKKPEIELYNLKEDSYEINNLSDDPQFADVKTQLLNELEHWRTQVINDQGVSESFTAKNTYPDKNPISTVVAWVEENEGKFDYDKNGWPSWYPTRTLNEWEVARKKWEPYVFRQPTSSMPRPKINVPKAKN; from the coding sequence ATGCATCAATCCTATTATTTGTTCCTTTCTCTCTCTGTAGCACTGCTCACTTTTTCCTGTAAGGATAATAAGACCGAATTTAAAACTGATGAAAGACCTAACATCTTATGGATAACCATTGAAGATTGGAGTCCAGACCTTTCATGTTATGGAACCAAGGGTATTAACACCCCTCATGTAGACCAATTGGCTTCTGAGGGCATTCGTTATGAAAACGCGTACACAACGTCTCCTGTTTGTTCTACTTCACGTTCGGCAATGATGACCGGTTATTACCAAAACTATATCAATGCCCATCAACACAGAACCAAGGATAAAAAACCGCTTCCGCACGGCATTCAACCTATTCCTAAACTAATGGAAGAGGCAGGGTATTACACAACGCTTATGAGCCATAAGGTAGATGTAAACTTTATTCCAGACACTAAAGAGAAGCTCTTTATGGATGTGAAAGATTGGAAGGGAAGAAAGCCCGGACAACCTTTTTTCGCAAGAATTACCTTTCCTGGTACCCACAGGGCATGGCAACGAGATTCTATACGTCCTATAGCCATCGAGGATGTTGAAATTCCGGCCTACTATGCCGATACCGATTTTATTCGCAGGGATTGGGCCAACGGATTGGAGCAAATGCAATTGGTAGACCGAGAAATTGGTGAAATTCTCAATCATCTTGAAAACGAAAATCTTGCTGAAAATACCGTTGTTATTTTTGTTGCCGACCACGGTAGATGCCATATTAGGGGCAAGCAGTTTCTGTATGAAGGTGGCATTCGCGTACCATTGATCATCAGATGGCCCGGTGAGATTGAGCCAGCTCAAGTAAGCGAAAAATTGGTTTCTGCCATCGATATTCCGGCAACCGTGTTAGATATTGCAGGGGCTAAACGGGACCGAAATTTACACGGAAAAAGTTTGGTTGATGAATCGGTAGCACCTAGAGAATACATTTTTGCCGCACGAGATAAAATGGATGAAACCCATGACGCCATGAGGGCCATTCGTTCTAAGGATTTCAAACTAATTAAAAATTTAATGCCCGAAAGAGCGTACCTACAATACAATTGGTACAAAGAGCAGTCCTATCCCGCCTTGGCAGAAATGAGCGTTCTGCATATGAAAGGTGAACTAAATGAAGTTCAATCCCATTTTTTTGCTTCCAAGAAACCTGAAATTGAACTCTACAATTTAAAAGAGGACTCTTACGAAATAAATAACTTAAGTGACGACCCTCAATTTGCAGATGTCAAAACCCAACTTTTAAACGAGTTGGAACATTGGAGAACCCAAGTTATCAATGACCAAGGTGTTAGCGAGAGTTTTACGGCAAAAAATACCTATCCCGATAAAAACCCAATATCTACCGTTGTCGCTTGGGTAGAAGAAAATGAAGGCAAATTTGATTATGATAAAAACGGATGGCCAAGTTGGTATCCTACCCGCACCTTAAATGAATGGGAAGTGGCTCGAAAAAAATGGGAGCCCTATGTTTTTAGGCAACCTACCTCATCTATGCCAAGACCAAAAATCAATGTTCCTAAAGCTAAAAATTAA
- a CDS encoding TonB-linked SusC/RagA family outer membrane protein: MKKRDFKKILSKVFLGIFSWMVLGSFQMYSQELSITGTVMDEMNTPMFGANVLIKGTNKGVVADFDGNFSLLADVGDVLVITYTGYTGKEVAVANDSPLNVQLEPDSQQLEEVVVIGYGTRRKGSLTSAVATVDNNYLDQQPVSNVSKALQGSASGVTTISASTPGGDAEVRIRGMGTINNNGPLWVVDGVQGAQAPPPGQIESIQILKDASSTAIYGARGANGVILVTTKSGKKNQAVRIDMTVKTGMSFSNAKYDLMTDPQLLGELLWLELGNDGLPQAHTHYGDGATPVLNEYLYPNGGVSGSSSVNLALYDQQSYPITKANPQGTDWLDEIYQHGLLQDYNLSVTGGSEKTSYSFQGGFLEENGILKNTSYNRISFRSNVDSKPFEWLNIGQRLGVTYGETKGWGGNNSHNNLFNQIYLASPLIPVEDEGGNWAGGVVGGSIYDGPNPVGYLDRLKNNSNKEYNITGNVYAAIEPLKNVTIKTLLGYDVELSNVFSPTFAAWEQTNGARGTTVNESSANASRWNWTNTLNYKKTFGEDHNLDFLFGVEASRQTYRFISASRQDYFSDDINFLVLDAGASNQLNNGNGFASSLYSYFSRLNYDYAQKYMLDLTVRRDGSSRFGESNRYGVFPAASLGWVVSKENFLSAAEDWLSYFKIRASWGQSGNDQIGNYNNFTTFSSDPGASFYAISGTDNNISLGYQSQNLGNPNAKWETTTSTNIAFDATIFNKFDLSVDFWKKDTEDMLFSVAIPQVVGDIVEPSVNIGSMSNKGIDISLSYRTSAWDDWFKFTASGTFTAYKNEVTKLSNNENEFLQGFPTRQQIYTRTEAGRSFPEYYGYIVDGIFQTQEQVDAHPDNGDYNQLGNLIIRDVDGSGDITPEDRTYIGNPHPDFTTGLRLGMQFGNVDFSATLYASVGNDLANYTNRFIRYGLFNGPNSEDRLYESWGSPYLENNGDATLPKVSTSTSFEQNASTEYIEDGSFLRVQNLQIGYTFPEKLVEDLNLKHLQLYLQGANLFTFTKYSGLDPEITAKRENGVTQEIDRGVDVGTWPISKQIMLGLNISL, translated from the coding sequence ATGAAAAAAAGAGACTTTAAAAAAATCTTATCAAAGGTGTTTTTGGGTATATTTTCTTGGATGGTATTAGGCTCCTTTCAGATGTATTCCCAAGAATTGAGTATTACCGGAACGGTAATGGATGAAATGAATACGCCAATGTTTGGTGCCAACGTATTGATCAAAGGTACCAATAAAGGGGTCGTTGCCGATTTTGATGGTAATTTCTCATTGTTGGCCGATGTCGGTGATGTATTGGTCATCACGTATACAGGTTATACAGGTAAAGAGGTAGCAGTGGCCAACGACTCCCCTTTGAATGTGCAATTAGAACCTGATTCTCAACAATTAGAAGAGGTTGTCGTCATTGGTTACGGTACCAGACGAAAAGGATCTTTGACAAGTGCTGTGGCCACAGTTGATAATAACTATCTCGATCAGCAACCGGTTTCTAATGTTAGTAAGGCTCTTCAGGGTAGTGCTTCTGGGGTAACCACGATTAGTGCTTCAACGCCTGGTGGAGATGCCGAAGTGCGTATTCGGGGTATGGGTACGATTAATAATAACGGACCTCTTTGGGTGGTCGATGGTGTACAAGGTGCTCAAGCTCCACCACCAGGTCAGATTGAATCGATTCAGATTCTCAAAGATGCTTCGTCCACTGCTATATACGGAGCTAGGGGGGCTAATGGAGTAATTCTGGTAACCACTAAAAGTGGTAAAAAAAATCAGGCCGTAAGAATAGACATGACCGTGAAAACAGGAATGAGCTTTTCCAACGCCAAATATGACCTTATGACCGACCCCCAGTTACTAGGTGAATTGTTGTGGTTGGAGCTCGGTAACGATGGGTTACCTCAAGCCCATACTCATTATGGTGATGGGGCAACTCCGGTTCTTAATGAATACCTATATCCTAATGGTGGTGTTTCTGGGTCATCGAGTGTCAATTTGGCGCTTTATGATCAGCAGAGTTATCCTATAACTAAAGCGAATCCTCAGGGTACAGATTGGTTAGATGAGATATATCAACATGGCCTGCTACAAGATTACAATTTGTCGGTGACAGGTGGGTCAGAAAAAACTTCCTATTCGTTTCAAGGAGGCTTTCTTGAGGAAAACGGTATTCTTAAAAACACTTCCTATAATAGAATCTCGTTTAGGTCCAATGTTGATTCCAAACCTTTTGAGTGGTTGAATATCGGGCAGAGGTTAGGGGTTACTTACGGTGAGACCAAAGGATGGGGCGGAAACAATTCCCATAACAATCTTTTTAATCAAATCTACTTGGCCAGCCCGCTAATCCCTGTAGAGGATGAAGGTGGAAATTGGGCCGGAGGTGTAGTCGGGGGAAGTATTTACGACGGACCAAACCCAGTAGGTTATTTAGATCGACTAAAAAATAATAGTAATAAAGAATATAATATTACGGGAAATGTGTATGCGGCAATTGAACCCCTTAAGAACGTAACGATCAAAACATTGTTGGGCTATGATGTTGAATTGTCAAATGTCTTTAGTCCGACTTTTGCAGCTTGGGAGCAAACAAATGGTGCTAGAGGTACTACTGTGAACGAAAGTAGTGCTAATGCTTCAAGATGGAATTGGACCAATACCCTTAATTATAAAAAGACATTTGGCGAAGATCATAATCTTGATTTTCTTTTTGGCGTCGAAGCATCTAGGCAGACTTATAGATTTATTTCCGCCTCGAGACAAGATTATTTTTCCGATGACATCAATTTTTTGGTTTTAGATGCCGGGGCAAGCAATCAATTGAATAATGGTAACGGTTTTGCTTCGTCGTTATATTCTTATTTCTCTAGATTGAATTATGACTATGCCCAAAAATATATGCTAGATCTTACTGTACGTAGAGATGGATCTTCTCGTTTCGGTGAAAGTAACCGGTACGGGGTGTTCCCGGCGGCATCATTGGGTTGGGTCGTCTCAAAAGAAAACTTCTTGAGCGCAGCAGAAGATTGGTTAAGTTACTTTAAGATTCGTGCAAGTTGGGGTCAATCGGGTAACGATCAAATAGGTAATTATAATAATTTTACCACATTTAGTTCTGATCCAGGTGCTTCGTTTTATGCTATATCGGGAACCGATAACAATATCAGCTTAGGGTACCAATCACAAAACTTAGGCAACCCGAATGCAAAGTGGGAAACTACTACTTCAACTAATATTGCGTTTGACGCCACCATTTTTAATAAATTCGACCTTTCTGTTGATTTTTGGAAAAAAGATACGGAAGATATGCTTTTTTCGGTGGCGATTCCACAAGTGGTCGGCGATATAGTCGAACCATCAGTCAACATAGGGTCAATGTCAAATAAGGGTATAGATATTTCTCTTTCTTACCGTACTTCGGCTTGGGACGACTGGTTTAAGTTCACCGCATCAGGTACTTTTACAGCCTATAAAAACGAGGTGACAAAGTTATCCAACAATGAAAACGAGTTTTTACAAGGTTTTCCTACTAGGCAACAGATTTATACCAGAACTGAAGCTGGTAGATCTTTTCCAGAGTACTATGGTTATATAGTAGACGGTATTTTTCAAACTCAAGAGCAGGTAGACGCTCACCCTGATAATGGGGATTATAACCAGCTTGGTAATTTAATAATCAGAGACGTTGATGGTAGTGGAGATATTACTCCTGAAGACCGTACTTATATAGGTAATCCGCACCCTGATTTTACGACAGGTCTACGTTTAGGTATGCAGTTTGGTAATGTTGATTTTTCCGCAACTTTATATGCCAGTGTAGGTAATGATTTGGCGAACTATACCAATAGGTTCATACGTTACGGTCTTTTCAACGGCCCTAATTCTGAAGATAGGCTTTACGAATCTTGGGGAAGTCCTTATCTTGAAAATAATGGTGACGCCACTTTGCCCAAGGTCTCTACTTCTACTTCTTTTGAACAAAATGCATCTACCGAATATATAGAAGATGGGTCTTTCTTGAGGGTACAGAACTTACAAATTGGATACACTTTTCCGGAAAAGTTGGTAGAGGATTTAAATTTAAAGCATTTACAATTGTATTTGCAAGGTGCGAATTTGTTCACTTTTACAAAATATTCGGGATTAGACCCGGAAATTACAGCTAAGAGAGAAAATGGTGTAACGCAAGAAATTGATCGTGGGGTAGATGTAGGTACTTGGCCCATTTCAAAACAAATAATGTTGGGCCTTAATATTTCACTTTAA